The following coding sequences are from one Aethina tumida isolate Nest 87 chromosome 2, icAetTumi1.1, whole genome shotgun sequence window:
- the LOC109599391 gene encoding AH receptor-interacting protein, whose amino-acid sequence MDTSDSSKALIDKKTLYAGTKAVDFKNGTKVHFHFVTKLCDQDKTVLDDSRKLGDGKPMELVLGKKFKLEVWEVIVQKMALNEVAQFTVDKSLVVQYPFVAKTLRDIHRPEGCRTTHHCAMSLQNQGVGYDDLNAFLSKPSNLEFTIELVKVEQPEDYEKETWQMEVPERIEKIPQLKQQGNEEYRKKNYAKAAEMYATALSILEQLMLNEKPHDVEWDKYNQQKLPILLNYAQCKLNEGDYYSVITHCTDVIKYDKDNVKAYYRRAKAHVGAWNVKEAREDFETVIRLDPKLEMLVQKELNELEEQVKIKDAEDKEKLKNMFT is encoded by the exons ATGGACACTTCAGATTCATCAAAGGCCTTAATCGACAAAAAAACCCTTTACGCGGGCACAAAAGcggtagattttaaaaatgggaCCAAG gtgcattttcattttgttacaAAACTGTGCGACCAAGACAAAACTGTTTTGGACGATTCGAGAAAACTCGGCGATGGCAAACCGATGGAATTGGTTTTGGGGAAAAAGTTCAAATTGGAAGTGTGGGAAgttattgtacaaaaaatggCATTAAACGAGGTTGCTCAATTTACAGTTGACAAAAGT ttAGTTGTACAATATCCATTTGTGGCTAAAACTCTAAGAGATATACATAGACCTGAAGGTTGTAGAACTACTCATCATTGTGCAATGTCTTTACAAAATCAAGGGGTCGGATATGATGACTTGAATGCATTTTTAAGCaaaccatcaaatttagaattCACAATTG AGTTGGTGAAAGTGGAGCAACCAGAGGATTATGAAAAAGAAACTTGGCAAATGGAAGTGCCAgaaagaattgaaaaaataccACAGCTAAAACAACAAGGAAATGAGGAGTACAGGAAGAAAAACTATGCAAAAGCTGCTGAAATGTATGCCACCGCCCTTAGTATTTTGGAACAGCTGATGTTAAA tgaaaAACCACATGATGTTGAATGGGACAAATACAATCAACAGAAACttccaattttattgaattatgcacaatgtaaattaaatgaaggTGACTATTATTCAGTTATCACACATTGTACTGATGTTATAAAGTATGACAAag ATAATGTTAAAGCTTATTATCGAAGGGCAAAAGCCCATGTTGGTGCATGGAATGTGAAAGAAGCAAGAGAGGACTTTGAAACTGTGATAAGATTGGACCCCAAATTGGAAATGTTGGttcaaaaagaattaaatgaaCTGGAAGaacaagttaaaataaaagatgcTGAAGATAAGGAGAAACTGAAGAATATGTTTAcataa
- the LOC109599384 gene encoding 50S ribosomal protein L27, which yields MNFIVQNAKASFLTGTEILTNAVRHASKKTSGSTRNTSPKTRPKHRGWKVQDGHNVQAGHILVTQRNLRFHPGLNVGLGRNGTLFAIIPGKVMVTCEKVDLNWDHTWVQRCHGFREGTEFYKKYFNIIPEKQHQNFKLIDQI from the exons GGGGacagaaatattaacaa ATGCTGTTCGACATGCCAGTAAGAAAACCAGTGGCAGTACTAGAAACACCAGCCCTAAGACAAGACCGAAACACAGAGGATGGAAAGTACAAGACGGACATAATGTGCAAGCTGGACACATTCTAGTCACTCAAAGGAATTTACGTTTTCATCCTGGTCTAAAT GTTGGCTTAGGACGTAATGGAACCTTGTTCGCGATAATTCCCGGTAAAGTTATGGTCACATGTGAGAAAGTTGATCTAAACTGGGATCACACATGGGTGCAAAGATGCCATGGATTCAGGGAGGGCACAGAATTctacaagaaatatttcaatattatcccTGAGAAACaacaccaaaattttaaattaatagatcaGATTTAA
- the LOC109599390 gene encoding uncharacterized protein LOC109599390: MAKEVIVIFVYDTEILRNEEDDPASAILYFHPTWVSDQQRTALCGQIIGTTRCIKSIFTSPQIVSLQSGKFYLIENGRYLLVTGTDRNISDWLLEYRAKTLYSLINFFHYDFANLAEIYPNRENMSAKLYTMFETYLKMLIFGGNIFSHIPTLPLPKSASIVFIEAIHILQCCQELNNVLGGTMLYHNKVVATQFSADLTKRIVLTDPYRIKCPAEPVEVNFDLPLGVQLLQVYVTSNEYHSLMAKSSSIFQYLSNKKSIKKNCIKQSSQDQVVSQMKRDQSLLFTMVPEEDTEIANANPEGFLPTNKKPRPKFLNLKSNSVDLEAKSVPKPVTTPYLGQTSVCSTPLTELRKFVHQNPLSICLDPIETDLVDDKETPNEVASVTSNKLSIKSSSQGDLSSIKVETDNEDDKPKNNHCKTITDPTFPVFNADGTVVSSSLYNQTIINDLETAKNELSKNQYNNNKSEPFKNFDSLPTTIETPKEDVIIREKPAKTNQEKRKSLTLPLKSLSEDNTDKQASPSFTGGRKFSGGVQLTPLMSRLSMLALEERSSGFGSQTTTPGDFRGVTPTQQNFPFPYKKAKDARNGKCQSDCALHKCVLFVCGQQDIVLTMLLREECCQSPEVINKLWEICTEYLGKLEKQLHLCMESQPGGTTHDSDPYSYLMLDSDWDTVHRGGPWGTDTTMLNSIHRDFTEIPNITDMLIRGNDSVIYANHCGQTEVYYHETASAQGGLPPPSDPMGQVQLKARRRLERDHAIVLL; the protein is encoded by the exons ATGGCCAA AGAAGTTATTGTGATTTTCGTGTACGATACAGAGATATTACGAAACGAGGAAGATGATCCCGCTTCCGCAATTTTATACTTCCATCCCACTTGGGTGTCTGATCAACAAAGAACTGCTTTGTGTGGCCAAATCATTGGAACCACTCGATGCATCAAAAGTATATTTACTTCCCCACAAATTGTCTCATTGCAAAGTGGCAAATTTTATCTGATAGAAAATGGACGATATTTATTG GTGACTGGCACCGACAGAAACATATCAGACTGGTTATTGGAATACAGAGCCAAAACTTTGTAttccttaataaattttttccattatgaTTTTGCAAACTTAGCAGAAATTTACCCTAACAGGGAAAATATGTCAGCAAAATTGTACACCATGTTTGAAACTTATTTAAAGATGTTGATATTTGGTGGAAATATATTCTCACACATTCCTACTCTTCCATTGCCAAAG agtgCCAGCATTGTATTTATAGAAGCAATACACATTTTACAATGTTGTCAAGAACTCAACAATGTTCTTGGGGGCACAATGTTATACCACAACAA ggtTGTTGCAACTCAATTTAGTGCTGATCTAACAAAAAGAATTGTATTGACGGATCCATACAGGATTAAATGTCCTGCAGAGCCTGTGGAGGTGAATTTTGATTTGCCTTTAGGTGTCCAGCTCTTACAAGTATATGTTACAAGCAATGAATATCACAGTTTAATGGCTAAAAGCAGCAgtatttttcagtatttaagCAACaagaaaagtattaaaaag AACTGCATTAAACAATCATCTCAAGATCAAGTTGTGTCCCAAATGAAGCGGGATCAGTCGTTGCTATTTACGATGGTCCCAGAAGAAGATACTGAGATTGCAAATGCGAATCCTGAAGGATTCTTGCCCACGAACAAAAAACCTCGGCCGAAATTTCTGAATCTAAAAAGTAACAGCGTCGATTTGGAAGCAAAATCGGTTCCGAAACCAGTCACAACTCCGTACTTGGGTCAGACAAGTGTTTGTTCCACACCTCTGACAGAACTGCGGAAGTTTGTACACCAAAATCCGCTCTCAATTTGTCTGGATCCTATTGAAACTGATCTAGTCGATGATAAAGAGACACCTAATGAAGTGGCGTCAGTAACATCGAACAAATTATCTATCAAATCGTCGAGTCAAGGCGATTTAAGCAGTATTAAAGTTGAAACTGATAATGAAGATGACAAACCCAAAAATAATCACTGTAAAACAATAACAGATCCCACGTTTCCAGTATTTAATGCTGATGGGACGGTGGTTTCATCGTCTTTATACAACCAAACTATCATAAACGACTTGGAGACGGCCAAAAACGAACTGTCGAAGAATcaatacaacaacaacaaaagcgAACCGTTCAAAAACTTCGACAGTCTTCCAACAACCATAGAGACGCCCAAAGAAGACGTTATCATTCGGGAGAAACCAGCCAAAACCAATCAAGAAAAGCGAAAATCGCTGACACTGCCACTGAAATCGCTCAGCGAAGATAATACGGACAAACAGGCCTCGCCCTCGTTTACCGGTGGTCGAAAGTTTTCGGGAGGAGTGCAACTCACTCCACTCATGTCCAGATTAAGCATGCTTGCCTTGGAAGAACGGTCTTCCGGCTTCGGCAGCCAGACCACTACACCCGGTGATTTCAGGGGTGTCACGCCGACACAGCAGAACTTCCCGTTCCCGTACAAAAAGGCAAAAGACGCACGAAACGGTAAATGTCAGAGCGACTGTGCGTTGCACAAGTGCGTGTTGTTCGTTTGCGGACAGCAGGACATTGTGCTCACGATGCTACTCAGAGAGGAATGTTGTCAGTCGCCTGAAGTCATCAATAAATTG TGGGAAATATGTACGGAATATCTCGGTAAGCTGGAGAAGCAGCTGCACTTGTGCATGGAGTCGCAGCCAGGTGGCACGACTCACGACAGCGACCCTTACAGTTATCTCATGTTGGATTCCGACTGGGATACTGTACATAGAGGCGGGCCTTGGGGAACTGACACAACTATGCTCAACAGTATTCACCGGGATTTTACTGAAATTCCCAACATAACTGACATGTTAATCag GGGGAACGACAGCGTGATTTACGCAAATCACTGCGGCCAAACGGAGGTTTACTATCATGAGACCGCGTCGGCCCAAGGCGGTTTGCCTCCGCCTTCGGATCCCATGGGTCAAGTGCAATTGAAGGCAAGAAGAAGGCTGGAAAGAGACCATGCCATTGTATTGTTGTGA